From Orcinus orca chromosome 3, mOrcOrc1.1, whole genome shotgun sequence, a single genomic window includes:
- the EIF4E1B gene encoding eukaryotic translation initiation factor 4E type 1B, translated as MTGALALAIHAQVENTQMAQEAKEAEGGIQKWKKEKEEKEKEEEEAAAGVWVGEEGLRKARAEGPVESKLELHPLLNRWALWFFKNDCSRAWQDNLHLVIKFDTVEDFWAMYNNIQLASKLSSGYDYALFKDGIEPMWEDSRNRRGGRWLVSLAKQQRHSELDHLWLETLLCLIGESFEEHSREVCGAVINIRTKGDKIAVWTRETENQEGVLRIGHVYKERLGLSTKTIIGYQAHADTAAKSNSLAKNKFVV; from the exons ATGACAGGTGCACTGGCCCTCGCCATCCATGCCCAGGTGGAGAACACTCAGATGGCCCAGGAG GCCAAAGAGGCTGAGGGTGGAATCCAAaagtggaagaaagagaaggaggagaaagagaaagaggaagaggaggcagcaGCGGGGGTGTGGGTGGGTGAGGAGGGTCTGAGGAAGGCCCGGGCCGAGGGCCCCGTGGAGAGCAAGCTGGAGTTGCACCCACTGCTGAACAG GTGGGCTCTGTGGTTCTTCAAGAATGACTGCAGCAGGGCCTGGCAGGACAACCTGCATCTGGTCATCAAGTTTGACACCGTGGAGGACTTCTGGGC GATGTACAATAACATCCAGCTGGCCAGTAAGCTCTCTTCCGGCTATGACTACGCCCTGTTCAAG GATGGCATTGAGCCCATGTGGGAAGACAGCAGGAATAGGCGGGGTGGCCGCTGGCTGGTCAGCCTCGCCAAGCAGCAGCGCCACAGTGAGCTGGACCACCTATGGCTGGAGACG CTGCTGTGTTTGATCGGGGAGAGCTTTGAGGAGCACAGCCGGGAGGTGTGTGGGGCCGTCATCAACATCCGAACCAAGGGGGACAAGATTGCTGTATGGACGAGGGAGACAGAGAACCAGGAGGGCGTGCTGCGCATTGG GCATGTCTACAAAGAGCGCCTGGGACTCTCCACAAAGACCATCATTGGGTACCAGGCCCACGCAGACACGGCTGCCAAGAGCAACTCCCTAGCCAAGAACAAATTTGTGGTGTGA